Genomic DNA from Triticum dicoccoides isolate Atlit2015 ecotype Zavitan chromosome 4B, WEW_v2.0, whole genome shotgun sequence:
CTTCACACACTTTAGTTGCTTGTTCCTCGACTACTTTAAAAACAACAGTGTATCATCTGCAAATAACAAATGAGAGATGTACGGCGCTCTACGACAAACCCTCAATGGAGTTAAGTCTCCTTTCATCTCGCTCTCCTTTAACAATGCAGAGAGACCGTCAGCCACAAAGAGAAACAAAAACGGGGAGAGAGGATCACCTTGCCGAAGTCCACACGGCGGTGCGAACGAGTTCAAGAGGGTTCCATTAAATTTAACTGTGTATCTCACCGAGGTGACGCATGTCATGATCCAGTCCACCCAACGACGAGCAAAACCCAACTTTATCATCATTCGCTCCAAGAAAATCCAATCCACCCTATCATATGCTTTGGAGAGGTCAAGTTTATAGGCACAAAAACTGTTTTCTGGCTTCTTCTCATGCTGAATGGAATAAATGCACTCAAAGGCCACCAATGCATTATCAGTAATCATCCGCCCAGGGACGAAGGCACTCTGCTTTGGCGAAATAATTTCATCCAAAATGGGGCGGAGCCGGTTAACCAAACATTTAGCCACAACCTTGTATATGACATTGCACAAGCTTATTGGTCTCTATTCTGTCAGCCGCTCTGGTTTGTCTACCTTCGGGATAAGAACAATGGAAGTGTCGTTGACCCCCTCAGGCATTCTTCTAGAACTGAAAAACTCATTCACCCATGCAATAACCTGCTCTCGCATGACATCCCAGTTCCTCTGGAAAAAACGCGCGGGAAATCCATCCGGCCCCGGCGCTTTGAGAGGTCCAATCTGAAAAAGAGCGTCTGATATCTCCTTATCCGTGAAGTCTGCACACATACCATCATTCATATTGTCAGTCACACGGGTATTAATCAAAGCAATTACCGGGTCCGCACAGAGTGTAGTGTCGGCTATAAAAAGCTTAGTGAAGTACGATGTTGCCATGGACGCCATAATATCGTGGTCCGTTTGGACCACTCATGCCTCGTCCACAAGCGACTTAATGCGGTTTTTTCGAGCCCGCCACACCGCTTTCCGATGGAAGAACCATGTGTTTCGGTCGCCCTCCCTGAGCCAGGCGACCCAGGATCTCTGCATCCAAAGCATTTCTTTCCTATACAGGAGCTCGTTCATCCTGTCAGTGGCCTCCCGAATCTCCTTCTTGTCTGCATTCATAGACATAAGCTCTTCCAAGCGGGTACGAGATTTGTTAATTTCTTTAATAACATTGCCAAACTTTTTACGGCTCCAGTCTTGCAATTTTCTCATCATAGTACCCAGGCCGACCGCAATATCACCCAGGTTAAGCAAGGAACCCAAATATGCCCAAGTATTCATAATTACCTCAGGGAGGGACGGATCCCTCTCCCACATCACCTCATATTGTCGGCAGCGCCTGCCAGACTACTGCACGGGATCCTCGAGAACGCATCGTAGCAGGATGGCAAAGTGGTCTGAACTCGGCGCCACAAGGTGCTGCACCTTGGCCTCAGAGAACATGTCACACCAAGTGTTGTTAGCCACGACACGATCAAGTCGAACTTAACATTTGCCCGCCCCGCACGACGATTATCATAAGTGTAAGGCAGGCCTGCAAAACCGAGATCACCCAAACCACAAACCTCAAGAACATCACGAAAATCAATCATCTGACCTGCAGAGAGTGGCGTTTCGGAGAAATGCTCGAAGCTCCACATGGCCTCGTTAAAGTCACCAGCCACGACCCAAGGCATATCAGCTTGCTGGTGAAGGTCACGGAGGAGGGACCACATGTGATGACGGTCCTCTGTCCGTGGCTCGCCGTAGACGCAGGTAAGCCTCCAGGGTGGCTCACCCTCCGCCGCAGTCACATACGCATCAAATATCTTTCATTAATATCATTTACATCGACGATCAGCGACTCATGCCAGTACAAAGCAAGGCCACCACTACGACCAACGCTATCACAAGCATCAAAACCACTTAAGCCTAACCGAGCACGGTACCTCTTCATTTTATTTTTTGGCTGCCTAGTTTCACAAAGAAAAACGATACTAGAGGAGTGAGCCTGGACAAGACTCACGAGATCACGAACTGTCCAGGGGTTCCCTgccccccggcagttccaacttaaAATATTCATTGCTCCTGACGGGGCTCTGTTGGCCCCGTCAGTTCACCGACGGCCCCTGGGTCGGTTGCCTCCATAGTGCTCGCCTCTATCTGCGTCTCCTGGCTCATGGACGCCCCTCCATCCACAAACTGTATGTCTTGTCCGCCCTCCGTTCTTTTTTTTTGGGTGAACGTGCATATATGTTGGCTGTTGTAGCTGCATGTTGTTTCTCAGCCATACCCTTGCTGCAACCCGACATGGACTTCCTTAGTTCAGCCAACAACTCATCAACAGATGGGTTACCCGTTGCATGATCAACAGCATACTCTGCCGCACCCGCCGTCTTCATCTGGTTCCCAATCGCCAGTGTTTGCAGCCGCGGATTGAGACACCCAGCAGCTAAAAAAAACTTGTTGCTAAAAACACTTTAAAGTTAGCTCCTGGGCGTCATATATGGTTGCTAGAACCACCTGATTATGTAAACTTCAGTATTGGTTAATAAAGATCAAGCGGTTGTTCTCAAAAAGAAAAACTCCTTTTGCCTTCGAGAAACTGCTCGACAGGTAAGGAAAGAAGGACCGAGGCAGCATCGTGCAGTGAAGCTTTGGCTTGGGTTAGGAACCTTCAttgtttctttgtttttctgtCGATGTAGAGGAGGAGGCAGACTCCTCTACTCTTTTTAGTTCTCACACAACGTCTCTCGTCAACAGATACGTCCCTACTTACGGATATCCAGCTACAATTATTAGTATTATTTTCTTACAATTATCACATATGGGTGTGGGTAGTAACTCGTGCCCATGGATATCCTGGCGCACCAACAAATGAACGGACAAATAATTCTTAAAAAAGATGAACGAACAAATAATAAGTATGGACTGGACCTCAAGAAGCTCTGCCCGGATAAACCCGTCCCACTTATTTAGACCcctcccaatgcataggtgctaaaGTGGGGTGCTAAGTATATTATGTCGGTTTTGATCTGACGGCTTAAACAAGCCAGTTAGATCTATTAGTCTAACAAAAAAAAAGGTGGAAAAGATAACGTTAAAGAAAAATGCCCCACGCACCAACGTACGTGGGCTTTTTATCCCAACTgaggcgccctgatcgggggcacccaaaccaactgatggtttaggtcccctgtcgccagcgctACATAAAAGGGAACGGGAGAGGGTTGGCAGCCTGCGCGATCACAATTCTCGTACGGTTTCACTCCCCTCCCGATATTctctcaccccatccgatcagggGGAGCGCTGCAGCGATGGGAAGACCTACTCCAGCCGCCGCTCCCGTCCCCGGGCAGTGCCGGTGGCGTCCTGAGGGCATCAGGACGTTGAGGAGGACTTCTACCTCGACTACATCACCTCTGCATCAAGCCTGCACCAAGCAAGCGATCATGTCCACTGCCGTGACACGTAATGATCCCCTAAACCCTTCTCTGTTCATGTTTTAGGTGATCTAGATGCAATCTGTTCCTGCTAATGGCATCCCAGAGATGCATAATTATTCCAACAATGGTATCAGCCGCCAGATATGATTGCTTTTAGATCCCTATATCATGTTCAGTAAACCAATCTCAAGTTTAGGCCCTCTGTAGATCAAGTTTGATTGCTACTGTTTTTTGATGTTGATGTCAattgcccactgttgatgatgtttTAATTCCAATTTGCTACGGATCAGTATTGCCACCTAAGTTCATCAATTCTAATTAATCTAAGTTAAGATCTAATGCTCACCTTCATGTTAAGTTGATTAGTATTGATCATGTTTAAGTCCTGTTTCCGTATGCATTATCAACATAAAAGGCAGAGGGATACACGCACGTCAACAGTAGCAACCCCTCATGTGTAAGAACCCTAGATTTTTTTTCCCAAATTCGTAAGAACCCTAATTCTGCAATTAGGAATGTTTTCCCCCAAATCAAGCACTGATGTACACGATTTGAAAAGAATGAGGAGAATCCTCACCTAACGCGCTGCGTACTCGCCTCTTCCCTTCAGGGCCCGCGCAGCGCCCACCGTTGCGCGAGGGCgaagacgccgcgacgccgccgtcCTCGGGACGACGCGCGGAACGAagtggcgccgccgccgctgccgctcaaATGGACGCGCCCTTGTTTGGCCGACGCCGAGCAAGTCGCCGTCGTTCCTCATGCCGCGGTGGCCGGCGTCCCTCCACCCTCCTTGATGCGCCATGTGCACGGACGCTGGGGCCACGCTCGACGGGGGAGCGCGCGGGATTCATCCTGCTGCACGCTCCTCCGGCGAgcgcagccgccgcgccgccatggccggCGCGCCTCGAGCCGCCGTCGAACGCCATCGCCGCTCCCTGTCGAGCGTGAAATGCGGGGGGTCGAGGGGGAAATGAGCTAGGGTTCTGGCCGGGCGGCTGTTTTTGTTCCAGCCGCGATCGACGCGGACCGTCGATTCCAATCGGACGGCCGGCAGCATCGCTCGGCTCCGCGCTGGGCCGGCGGACGCCAATGGGCCGATTCCGGCTATGGGCTGCGGCCCAGGTTATGTCAGTCCAGcgaaaacacacacacaaaaaaaattctGGGCTGGGCCGTTTTACGTGTAGCTGTGGGGTATTTCGGGCCAAAATCACTGTcgccattttttttggtttttccagTGCGTTTAAGTTAATAGTTATTATGTTTTTGCACTGTTTAAAAcaaaaaaatgcataaaaaaataatgAACACATTATTATTCTGGGTAAAATTGAACCAACGAGATATTTTATTCAGGATTTATTATGTGTTTTGCATGATGAACTTATTTAAGCATCAAATAATGATATTGTTTTTTTTATGTTGATGCTTAAATTAATAATGACATGACCCTAATTTTATTTCGGACCAACGTTGTTTTATTATTATGAGTCATCACTTATGATATTTTAATTCCATGTTTTTTCTGCCCAACGGTGTTTTGACATGGAGTTGAAATTAAATACTTGGCATGTTTGTTTATTTACCAACGTAAATTTATAATCATGCAAGTTTACTTATGAACTTTTATGATGATTTCAGCTTCCGCTCCATTCCGGTCCGACACGATCGAACCACTTACGGGGAGTAACTTCCCTCGTTGGAAGTCCCAAGTCGAATTATGTTTGGGTTGTAATGAATTTGACTATGCCTTGAGGGAAGAAAAACCTGTGGCACCTGTGGCAGGTGTCACAGGGTATGCAGAACTCAAGAAGGAGTATGATGTTAAGATGGAAAAGTGGAATAAGTCCAACCATATTGCGCTTCTCATCATGAAAGCGACAATATCGCCGGACATTTCTGAAGCACTCCCTAAGAAAGATACTGCTAAAGATTTCCTCACTGAAATGGAGGAGCAATTTAAAGGCTCCGACAAAGTGTATGCTCATGAGCTTTTTGCTAAACTTCTTCAGAAATACACTATTGACGGAAATGTTAGGCAGCACATATTGAGGGTGATAAATGCTTTCACCAAGCTTAAGGCTTTGGAGTGTTCTTTAAGTGAAGCCCTTCTTGTCATAATTATTCTTGAGTCTCTTCCTGAAGAGTTTGAACAATTTGAGGTCAACTATAACTCTCTAAAGGAAAAATGGCCACTCTCTGAGATGACCGCAAGGATCGTCCAGGAGGAAGAAAGGATCATGAGGCAGAAGAAAGACCATGTCTTTCATGTTGGCTCTAACAAGAGAAAGCATGACGGACAAGGTTTCCCTAAGCCTCAGAAAAGGCAAGTCAAGAAAGAAGGCACTAAGCCATTCAACCCTAAGGCATTCAAGGGTAAAGAAGCCGGTGGTTCTTCTTCTGCTCCTAGCAGCTCCATTGCTGGAGAAAATGCTTGTAACTTCTGCAAAGAGGAGGGACACTATCAAAGGGACTGCCCAGGCTTTCTAAAATGGATGAATAAAAGAGGTATTGATGAAATTACTTTTGTAGATGAATCTCTTTATGTCGATTTTTCTATAAAGTCATGGTGGATTGATTCAGGGGCAACCACTCACGTTGCCAACTCTATGCAGGGATTCGATACGATCCAAACTataagaggaggaacaagaaagctTAAGGTTGCGAACGGAGTTGAGGCCGATGTTGAAGCTGTGGGATCTCTCACATTGGAGCTACACACTGGCCACACTCTTAGATTGAATAATGTTCTTTATGTGCCTACCTTAAGTAGGAATTTGATTTCAATTTCTTGTTTAGATGATGATATGTATGAGTGCCATTTTGGCAAGAAACAATTTGTTTTGATCAAATGTAATAAGAATGTAGGCATCGGTGTTAGACGAGGCCAACTATACATGTTATCTCTTAATAATGATTCAGTTATGCATGTGAGTGATGCGATTAATGTTGAGAAGAAATGGAAAGGAGTTAGTAATTCTTCGAAATTGTGGCATTGTTGTTTGGGCCACATTTTGAGGGGGAGAATGGAACGCTTAGTTAAAAATGAAATACTCCTCCCATTAGACTTCTCAGATGCAGACAAATGTGTCGACTGCATTAAAGGAAAATTCGCAAAAACAATTAAGAAAGGAGCAGTAAGAGCCACAGGGGTTttagaattaattcacaccgacaTATGTGGACCCCTTAATGTTAAGTCTGTAGATGGTTTTGATTCATTCATTACATTCACAGACGATTTTTCCCGCTATGGATATATTTATCCCATACGTGACCGATCGGAAGCTTTGGAGAAATTCAAAGTCTATAAAGCGGAGGTTGAAAATCAACTGAACGCAAAAATCAAAGTTGTACGGTCTGATCACGGGGGAGAGTATTATGGTAGGCATGCTCCTTATGGGCAGATTCCTGGACCTTTTGCCAAGTTCTTATCTGAAAATGGAATCATTGCTCAGTACTCAATGCCTGGtgaaccacaacaaaatggtgtggccgAGCGCCGCAACCGCACCCTTATGGATATGGTGCGAAGCATGCTTAGTCACTCTAGTTTACTAGTAAGCCTTTGGATAGAGGCATTAAAGGCAGCTGCACACATACTAAATCTTGCTCCAACTAAGTCAGCACCGAACACACCTTACGAGATGTGGGCGGGAAAGAAACCGAGCTTGAATTACTTACGGGTGTGGGGTTGCCCTGCTGAAGCTAAAGTTTTCAATCCACAACTTAAGAAACTGGATCCAAAAACAGTTAGCTGTTTCTTCGTTGGATACCCTCATAGGGGAAAGGGATATCGTTTTTATTGTCCAAGACACACCACCAAGTTTGTGGAGACTAGACAAGCGGTATTTTTTGAGGATAATGAGGTCACAaatttaagggagatcgatcttgaGGAGAAGCGGGTTTGTGTACCATCCCCGACTATCCAAGAGATTGTTTTTCCAATACGAAGAAATGTGACATCTGATGATCCTGAATCTCACGGTTCAGTCTCTCAGTCGAATGGTGATCCAGAAACTAATAATGAGAATCCAAACACAAATGAGGATCTCCGAGAAAATAATGAAAATGATGAtgttccaccaccacctccgcccatGGGTAGACCACGGCGTGAGAGGAAGAAAGCCATATCAGATGattatatcacctttttgatggagGACATGAATGATATGGGAAAGGTGGAGGATCCAACCTCATATAAGGAAGCCATTAAAAGCGAAAATTCGTCCAAATGGTTGGTTGCCATGGAAGACGAGTTGAAATCTATGGGCTCAAACGATATATGGGACTTAGTAGAAGTTCCCGACGGAGCTAAGAAAGTaggctgcaagtgggtctacaaaaccAAGTATGATTCCAAAGGGAATGTCGAACGGTTCAAGGCAAGGCTAGTGGCAAAAGGGTATACACAGAGAGAAGGCATTGATTATAAGCAAACTTTCTCTCCTTTGTCAACCAAGGATTctttcagaatcataatggcattagtagctcattacgacctggaactacaccaaatggatgttaaaacggcATTTCTAAATGGTGACTTAAAAGAAGATGTCTACATGGCTCAGCCAGAAGGCTTTGTTGTGGAAGGAAAGGAACATTTAGCATGTCGTCTAAAGAAATCAATTTATGGCTTGAAGCAAGCTTCAAGAGAGTGGTACCTCAAGTTTGATAAAATTATCAAAACTTTTGGTTTCACCGAAAATGTTGTGGACAACTGCATATACGTTAAGTTTAAAGGCAGTAGGTTCACATTTTTAGTCCTATAcgttgatgacatattgttggcatgtagcgataaggatatgctgcatgagaccaagaattttctgtcatccagttttgatatgaaagatcttggtgaagcctcgtatgtcctcggcatcgagattcatcgagataggtccagaggaacgttaggactatctcaaaaggcatactttgagagagtactgaaaaaattcaatatgcataagtgctcaccctcacctgctcctatagttaagggcgataAGTTTGGGACATTTCAATGTCCGAGGAACCAATGTGAAACTGATCAGATGAAGTCGGTTCCTTATGCTTTAGCTGTTGGAAGCATCATGTATGCTCAAGTGTGTACACGCCCAGACTTATGTTTTGTAACCGAGGTGCTTGGCAGATACCAATCAAATCCAGGACCGGACCACTGGAAGGCCGCAAAGAAAGTCTTGCGTTATATGCAAGGAACTAAGGACTTCATGCTTACATATAAAAGAACTGATAACCTAGAAATTGTTGGTTATTCAGACTCTGATTTTGCCGGGTGTGTGGGTAGTATGAGATCCACGTCAGGTTATATATTCACACTCGCGGGAGGAGCtatatcgtggaaaagctccaaacaaacgttaactgctggatctacgatgcaagcagaatttgtagcatgttatgaggccaccgggcaggctgtatggctaaagaattttatacctggacttaaagtggttgacagcatatctaaaccaattttattgtactgcgataatgaaccagcagttttctatacgagtaacaacaggtcaagtaatgctgccagacacattgacataaagtatcgtgttgtgaaagatagaatccaggatcaaacagttgatgttaaacatataagaacgaagcatatgcttgcggatccgctaacaaaaggcttaccacccaGTATCTTTCATGAGCATGTTGCCGGCATGGGACTACTGGAGGCCTGATGATTCTGGAATAAGAGGACAATTAAAATAAACCACTCCCCAATTAGTAAAATGTTTTCCATTCCGAAATAGGCGGGTGTACTATAAGTGTTGAGGTTCTATGGCGTTTTGAGCTGTTGTAACACCTCACTTTGGTACATCATTCCTATGTAGAATGGCCGAATGAAGTTAAGCCtaacgatcaagggggagaatgttggttttgatctgacggCTTAAACAAGCCAGTTAGATCTATTAGTCTAACAAAAAAAAGGGGGAAAGATAACGTTAAAGGAAAAGGCCCCACGCACCAACGTACGTGGGCTTTTTATCCCAACTgaggcgccctgatcgggggcacccaaaccaactgatggtttaggtcccctgtcgccagcgctACATAAAAGGGAACGGGAGAGGGTTGGCAGCCTGCGCGATCACAATTCTCATACGGTTTCACTCCCCTCCCGATATTCTCTCACCCCAT
This window encodes:
- the LOC119293766 gene encoding uncharacterized protein LOC119293766 — translated: MMISASAPFRSDTIEPLTGSNFPRWKSQVELCLGCNEFDYALREEKPVAPVAGVTGYAELKKEYDVKMEKWNKSNHIALLIMKATISPDISEALPKKDTAKDFLTEMEEQFKGSDKVYAHELFAKLLQKYTIDGNVRQHILRVINAFTKLKALECSLSEALLVIIILESLPEEFEQFEVNYNSLKEKWPLSEMTARIVQEEERIMRQKKDHVFHVGSNKRKHDGQGFPKPQKRQVKKEGTKPFNPKAFKGKEAGGSSSAPSSSIAGENACNFCKEEGHYQRDCPGFLKWMNKRGIRYDPNYKRRNKKA